In Gossypium hirsutum isolate 1008001.06 chromosome A10, Gossypium_hirsutum_v2.1, whole genome shotgun sequence, the DNA window CACTCCCCCATTAGCTTCCAATGTCACAGTTTCTGGGTTTTCTGGTTGTTTCTCACATGTACCATTCTCTTTCTCTGCCTGAGTTTGTGGCACCTTTTCAGTAGGGGCTTCCTCTTCTTTTGCAGTTTGAGTCCCATCTATGCAACTAGCTTCTGCAGGTTTCTCTTGAACCTCCATTGCAGTTGGTGTTTCTTCGGTACCAGCAGCCTCTTCTTTTTTGCCAGCCTCTGCAGTTTCTGGTACCTTAACATCTGTACCAGCTTCCTCCATCTTGGTGTCAGCATGCCCAGTCTGGTCTGCCACTTCTGTTTTACCTCCATCCTGAACCTGAGTTTCAATGGAAGTATCTTTTTCTCTTTCAGCTTCCGCAGTTTCCTTTTCAGTGGTTGGTGCatcttccttttcattttctttctcacCTTCGGATTTTTCGGGAACAGCCTCTGTTTCCTTGTTTTCCTTCTTTGCACTCAACGATTTTCGGCCTCGCTTCTTTGGGGGTTCCTTTTCTGGTGTTGGAGTAGCCTTGGCCTTTTCACTGATCCTTGCTGATCTTCTAGGGGTCTCACCGGTACCCCAATCAAACTCCGTTATTGGAGGATTACCAGGGTGTGATTTTAGATATTGCTCCAACTGTTTCCTGCTACTAATCTCCTCCCCAGTTGGTGCAATGAACATGATCTCAGTCTTCCTGGGTGAACCGACTTTCTTGGGaaaaaactgtaaaaaaaaaCCAGAAAGACATTTTATACAAGTATACTACAGCCAAATCAATTAAAGAAGAAGCACAATAACATGAACACTGAAATATGAAATTCAAAATGTATCATAATCCATCTGCATGTTTCAGATCATACAAAACAAGTAGAAGGCACAAGGTAATTGCCGATCTATATGTAGTCAAGACCTAAGTTGTTAAGGGAATGTTTAATTTCTGCCAAAGGGCCATGCCAAATAATTCAATGACATCAacaatttaaatacttaaaagcAAAAAATACTAACATCGGAATGATCATGAAACAATTCAACGCTGATCAAGCAGAGGACTACTagatacaaagtaaaagaaaagttTGTACAGTGTCTACACACACGGAGAGAGGAAAGCAATATTACTAAAATTTGGACATTTCTTTCTTTATGAGAAAAAGTTTAGGTATGGGGAGGTTATCTAGTCTGAGTCGGGGCATGCCACTGGTTTAACAAAAACTGAAACTGGTATTTATAGATTACTCACCAAATAGAATTACTGGTGAGACTTAAACCTGGGGCTTGCCACGGTGCTAAAATAAACTGAATCAACTCATGCTGGTAAATTCGGACATTTCAATCCACTGCAGTTTTTAGGATATTCCAGACCATATAATTAAGTGGTTTATCAGCAACGTTCAGCCCTTTCCTCATGTTTTAATTCCCTGTATGTAAATACTAAATCTAGCCGTACTCAAAATCAAATAATGTAGGGATTATAATTTGCTTCAATTGATTCATGCAGTAGGATTCAAATTTCAATTGATTCATGCAGccagatttgaatttgagatgaTACTATACCATGTACCAACCAAGTCATTGTAAGAAAACAAAATGACACTTATCAATCACCATTAACATGATAAATATGCTTTTTCTTGGCTTGAAAGTTGTACTACAAAAGAGGAAACTGATAGAAGAACCCTACAGGTTTGCCTAATTTTATGCACAGATCCTTAACAGATAAGGGTTAGCCTGTTTCCCAAAAACCAGGGCCAGCCCCCTCTCACTGCCTCCACCTGCCTATCCCCAAATAGTTAAATTTGTGAACTGCTAAAAAGTACCCAAGAAATCATCATTTTCCAAAGAAAAATACATAGTTTGATTACTCCATTAGCCAAGAAATATGGCCTTAAACATCAACTAACTGTCCTCTTACAGAACAAAATGCAAATTTATGCAAAgacaaaagaaaatatattgtAAGAATCATAATCGAAAGATTAAAATACATCGGAGATTAAGGTAGGGTCTGTGATATAAATGAATGAAGTACATAGTCTATAAACTTAAGCAGTGAGATCTATAAACAATATTAATAAAATCCCTTACCCAGGCTAAAAGTAGAGACCATTGAATTACTAAATGTATTACATTACACTCTTAATAGCACACAAATTTACCATTACGTGCACCCATGTTTCTCAGACTTAGGGATGGTATCGAATACAAGTATATGCACAAAAAAGACTGCTCATTTTGTTTCCCTAAGTTATAAAACAACAAACTTTggaatttttgaataaaagtttttAAGTGTTTAACATTAACTCGTTTCAAGCTTCGGAGCTTTGTCCCATATTGTGTAACTGCTTTGGAAGTTTTCCAGGTTTAAAAACCAGTGTTAGGTTTAAAGAAAGCCCAAAGGAGAATAATAGCATATTTCAGCTGGGAAAACCAGCATGATTTGTCACTGAAACTCTTATGAGGTTCATAATATAATGCAAAATAGGAGTCCCCGTTTCTCCAAAGAAAGAAATTTTTACTTTGGGAAACACATGTGAAGGAAAATTTTTGCTTTCCTGGTTAAATGTTTTGGAAATTTTACTTACCatgtaaaaaataaacttaaccctaaaaatggttgaaaagatcaaaacttccacaaaaccctaatttcaactATTATCACCAACACAAAGGTAAAACCTTCAACGCTAAACTTAATGATAAAAGTACAACCAAAAACAAACACATTACAGCACAATACCAATAAAACACAAAGCAATTAGTAAATCCCCAAATCCACACAAACaataaccaaatttttaaaaagtaaaagggGGAAAAAGCAGATTTATAAAACACTAAAAGCAAGATAGAAAATTTAAAGGAACAAGCAAATTAAAACATAAGCACTCaaccaaatttgaaaaaaaaaatcaccatTTTCTTCCAAGAAGCAGGTGCTGGAAGCTCAACAGAAAAAACTTCCTCCTTACTCTCCATTTTTTCACCTGCAAAAACAACAAATTTCTATctgaaaaaaaggggaaaaaagccaaaaaaataaaaaagaacaacgACCCTTATCTCTaaaaatttaaccttaaaaagGGTTTTCTTTTCCCTATTCTCTCTGCTTTGAATTTATGTGTTTTCTCTGGTAAGAAGAAGGAAGTGTCATAAAAACCGTTGAGACTTCAGTTCGggattatgtttttttatttacaaaatctaATGAGGTATTGATAAAATAACGACACGAGGTTCAGAAAACTTGTGTATTGAAATGTCATCCAATGACAAGATGCCAATTGGTCTTTTAAGGATAACTTTTTCTCGTCTCGAGTCGATTCCATTATCTGtttgagttttgaaatttagGTCTGTGGACACGTGTCCTGGATTCGCGGTTTCAAAAATATCCGGAGAGTACTGTTCGGTCCTCGTGCATCCTGGCTCGTCAATTTGATTCACGCCGTAACATAGCGCGTGAGTTGTACGCTGACTTTGAgaatattttgtgtttatgtGTGATAGATAGCTATCAAATTATttgctttaatttaatttaatttaatattaaaaattaaaatttttaaaaatataatatatttatttttgtttacaaataatattttgttttttatatttcttaataactttttaatatatgaattaaaaatacatatatagtaTATAAATACCAGATTGAGCTATGATGAGTCAAATGTTATCAATTTAtgtaaaaactaactaaaaaaccaaataaaatagtTTATAATAGTAGGGTTATgtggtaatttattttttttaaagttaagaaaatatcaattcaatttgaaaaaaaaaagattactcTTGGTTTTAGGAAATAAAGTTAGATTCATTTTCGTGTTTGGGgaaaatgaaaaactaaaaacaatatttgattgaaaattttaaaaatgaatttaataaaattaaagtatgggaaaattaaaaaataataaaatttattattattattttcactaaaaatactttgtaaaatcgaaaaaaatagaaataaaggttttttaactttaaaaattgatTAAGTATACTTAATCAtatattattctcctatttaaggattcaaaagttataaataatagtaaaaattatataacaaaaacTTTAGAAGTTGAAAGTAAAGTTATTTTTCCTAAATGCCAAACTTATAAGATAGAATCATGAATTTTCGTTGTAATAAATAACCCCCAAAAAAAACATGTTACTCATCTTGTACGATAAAAATTGTATAATATTATATACAAGCAAGCATTTAgtcatatttcaaaaataattcaaaaaaaaaattttactcatCTTGTACAATAAGAGTTGTATGATATTATATACAAGCAAGCATTTAGTCATATTtcaaaaataacccaaaaaaacATGTTACTCATCTTGTACCATAAGagttgtataaaattatatacaaGTAAGCATTTAGTTATATTTcgaaaataacccaaaaaaacATGTTACTCATCTTGTACGATAAGAGTTGTATGATATTATATATAAGTAAGCATTTAGTTATATTTcgaacaaaacttaaaaaaacatgTTACTCATCTTGTACGATAAAAGTTGTATGATATTATATATaagcaaacatttaattataCGATAAGAGCTGTATAATATAAGTATTTagtcatattttgaaaataactcAAAACAACATGTTATTCATCTTGTACAAACAAGCATTTGGTTATATTTGGAACACTATACAATTAAAATTTAGCTAAAAGAACATGCGCATGTATTCACAATAAGGATTTAAAGTAAATACATGTATTTACAAATATTTCACAGTAACTACTTAGTTCAACATTCGATTTGTGTTTGGTATAGtctaataaaattatgaaaatactttTCGATAACattagaattgaattattaaaacaTATGTAATATTGAATCTTGGAATATATTGTAACGTCGTCAAATTTTCAGTATAGGTAATGGCACAATTTGAGGTGTAAATAGGAAATTTCAAGGTGAATAGTAAActctaaatatttaatattgaaTTAAGTGTTTTGAAATATATTGTTATGGTGGAATGGTTGAGGGATTAGAATGGTAATTCTCCAATTTTCATGGTTTAATATCTATTCAAGTCCTTCTACATTGTGCAATCAATGACTCAAATTTTCAATGTTGGCAGTGGTACTAATTCGAGACATGAATCGCCATCTACGGAATATAGTTTGGAGTGTTgaaaatactattattattaacacTAGAGGGACTTGTATGGAAATAAATTGAGAAAGATGAGAATAGGACTGAATTGAAATTTAAGTGAGAATTGGAGGAGTGAAGTACAATTGGACCATTAAGGTGATGCATACCATATCAAGAATAAGTAATAGATTGTATGGAAGGGACGTGTAAATGAATGCATGCCAAAATTAATTTAGTAAGAAAATATAAGTGGAGAATAAGTTAGTGAAAGGTGGCAAGTTGAAAAGCCTTACCATTGCATGAGATTAACGTGGGAAGACCTTAATGTAAGAATACAATTATATCTAAATTGTTAAATGTTAAGCACACACACTCCTATGAAGTGGGATAAGTGGCCTTGTCTATAAATGACACCTAGCTAATTAATAAGTGAAGGATGGCAGGTATGTCACAGAGAGGGGAACATTCCAATGATTTTGTTCACCCTTTTATAATCCACAAGAGAATTGGAAAAAGGCATGAATTTCACAACTCTATTGATTGGTTAGATAAAAAATAGCTCAAgtatagattttttatttttaattaatcatattaGAGAAGTGAATTGAATTGGATATTAATGATTtaatcaatttcatcatttatttaattttgaaaattttaaaaaagcgAACTTAACTTCTATAATTCATGTACAATTTTaaaggggaaaagagaaaaacacataatttttttttaagcttGTAAGATTGATTCTAGAATATTTCAACTTTAAAtaattgaaggaagaaaatagTTGGGAACTTGAAAGGAACTGATGAGAAATGTGAAGGTGCCTAATGAAAATAAATGGTAGAATTGGATACTCTTTTGTTACCTTTGGAAGTTGGTAAGTTTTCATTAAATTCTAAATACCTCATATGGTTTGTTTGTTGAGTTCTCGTGAACTTTGTTTAGAGGTTGATGTAGGTATCTTAAGTTGAGTAATATATAAATGATGGATATGGGAAATTGATTagtaacttaaaaatatatttatatatttggcaagaattgataatgatatgataattagataattaaattaataatttgattattGATCAGTTGGAAATGTGGAAGTAGGTATTTTCCTTTTGTATTTAGGTCAAGTTTGAATTTTAGTGTCGACATTGTTGAGAGGGCTTCACCTAAATACCACCCAATCCAAACAAGATTAGGCAatcataaaatagataaaaacacATAtggttaaacaaaaaaaaaagataatgccTGTTATAAACTTGATAGTAAGTTAAGTTGAAAGAAAGCTAAACTAAGATAACAAAAATGTATATTGAATGTAATTGAGTAGTATATAATGTTAGAACCATAAAACTAtgacataaaatttaataaatcaataTTTTTCATGTCAAACAATCAAGAATAAAAACT includes these proteins:
- the LOC107897271 gene encoding methyl-CpG-binding domain-containing protein 11 isoform X1, with translation MESKEEVFSVELPAPASWKKMFFPKKVGSPRKTEIMFIAPTGEEISSRKQLEQYLKSHPGNPPITEFDWGTGETPRRSARISEKAKATPTPEKEPPKKRGRKSLSAKKENKETEAVPEKSEGEKENEKEDAPTTEKETAEAEREKDTSIETQVQDGGKTEVADQTGHADTKMEEAGTDVKVPETAEAGKKEEAAGTEETPTAMEVQEKPAEASCIDGTQTAKEEEAPTEKVPQTQAEKENGTCEKQPENPETVTLEANGGVEKENPNGAVPVSEGEAKETQGLQEVAGKCSVEVEDKGKAVDAEVIENGKVKEGGQADTPQPTGSAPASN
- the LOC107897271 gene encoding methyl-CpG-binding domain-containing protein 11 isoform X2; protein product: MFIAPTGEEISSRKQLEQYLKSHPGNPPITEFDWGTGETPRRSARISEKAKATPTPEKEPPKKRGRKSLSAKKENKETEAVPEKSEGEKENEKEDAPTTEKETAEAEREKDTSIETQVQDGGKTEVADQTGHADTKMEEAGTDVKVPETAEAGKKEEAAGTEETPTAMEVQEKPAEASCIDGTQTAKEEEAPTEKVPQTQAEKENGTCEKQPENPETVTLEANGGVEKENPNGAVPVSEGEAKETQGLQEVAGKCSVEVEDKGKAVDAEVIENGKVKEGGQADTPQPTGSAPASN